One Trichormus variabilis 0441 genomic window, ATCTGACCATTATCTTCTGCTTTCTTAATTTTATGGCTGCTACCAGCAATATCAATGATGTCATTTTTTAAGGCAGCGATCGCTCCCTCTGACTGATTATCAGAAATAAATTCTATTTTGACGTTTTTATTTTGAGCTTGATAAGCTTTTGCTAATAGTTTTAACACTGTAACAGTGGAACTAGAACCACCAATTTTAATTATTTTTTGGTTTGTAGAACTAGTAGGACTAACAACTTGATTAGAGGTTTTGGGTGTACTGGAGTTAATTGATGCACAACTGCAAAGACCTAAAAGTATACTTCCGATAATTATTGAGTTAGCAATCTTGGTCATGGGTGAATCTCCAAATATCTCTAAACCACCATTAGGTCTAGACATTCACACATTAATATTCCCTCGTTATCATCAATAGTAACAGTGTTGGGTGTTTATTGGTATTTTCAAATACACTTAATTTGTAACTTAATTTAAGTATATATACTATATAAAAGCGCGAAAAGCTTTTACTCCCGTTAAATAAGATTTAAGTTACTGTGAAATATTAATCACTGACTTTACAAAAATATATTGTTGAGACTTTCTTTTAATTAGCTGTGCTGTAGAAACTCAACTGTGGGTAATAAAGGGTCAGTAACTACGGCGACACCAGTAAAACCCCAGCGTTTGAGCAAACTTCCCAACTGTGTACCGGGAATAGATTCAATAGTAAAGCGATGCGCCACATCTGCCGCATGAGTATTCAGATAGCTTAAAGCCTCAAAATTTTCTCGAAATAATAACAAATAGCCAGACTCATCCTCATTGGGACGAGCAGTAATATAACGACCATCAGCTTTTGAGCGTATTAGGTAATGTACTTCGGAGAACATGGGAAGATGGGTGAGGAGAAAAGTTAACTATTCTAAACGGATGCGTGGGTCGGCTACTTTGAGTAATAAATCGGCTAGTAAGTTGCCTACATTAAGTAAAACGGCACTCATGACTAAACTTGCCATGACTAAATACTGGTCTTTGGCGATGACTGCTTGCAAAGTTAATCTACCTAAACCTGGCCAGTTGAAGAATTGCTCGGCGATAAATGCACCACCTAATAAACCGGCTAACTCAAAGCCTAACAGAGTAATCAGGGGATTAATGGCATTACGCAGTGCATGAACGTAAATCACGCGATTTTCTGGTAATCCCTTGGCGCGTGCTGTTTGAATGTAATCTTGCCGCAGTACGTCTAATAATTCGCCGCGAGTGATGCGTTGTAAACCGGCGAAACTGGTGATACTTAAGGCGATGGTAGGTAAAATCATGTGCCAGCCGATATCAATAATTTTACCGAACCAAGATAAATCAGCGTGGTCGATGCTTGTCATTCCACCTACTGGAAACAGAGGCGAACTGACTTGAGCAAATACGAGCAGAAACAACACAGTAATAAAGCTGGGGAATCCCTGTCCGGTGTAGCTAATTACCTGTAGAATTCGGTCAGTGGCTCGATTTTGTTTGACAGCCGCAACAATACCCAAGGGAATAGCGATCGCCCATGTCATGATTAAAGAAGCGATCGCTAATACTAAAGTTGCTGGTATTCTTTCCCATAACAGTGATGAAACTGAGCGCTGGTAAACAAAACTCGTGCCAAAATCTCCTTTGGTGAGAATCCGCCACAACCATAGCCAAAACTGTTCTACCCAAGACTTATCTAAACCAAACTGTCTTTTGAGTTCTTCGATGCGTTCGGGTGAAATTTTCGGATTTTGCCGCAATGTATCTACATAATCCCCTGGGGATAATTTCATGATGAAAAACGACAGCGCTGAAGCCAAAAACAAAGTCAACAGCGCCTGCAAAATCCGCTTCACCACATAAATAAACGTCTCGCTGGTGACTAGCCTAATCAGCCAATCCCAACTGCTTTCCCAGGTAATTCTTGTAGATGTCATGGTTGTCAGTTGTCGGTTGTCAGTTGTTAGATGTCTTTCTACCCTAACTAACGCGGTGTGCAACTTTTTCTTCAACCTAACCCCCAACCCCTTCCCTAGTAGGGAAGGGGAGCAAGATTAAAAGCCTCTCTCCGCTTGCCTAACGGCAGGCTAACGCCAACGGGGAGAGATTTGGAGAGGAGTTCTAAGAATAAGTTGCACATCCCGTTACCTAATATTCCACTAAGGAAATAATGGGTACATCAGGCAGATGTTTTCGCCCTTGTAAATCCCGTAGCTCGATAATAAACCCAAACCCCACTAATTCGCAGCCGATTTGCTGCACTAGTTTGGCTGTGGCGCTGGCTGTGCCACCTGTGGCAATTAAATCATCTACAATTAATACTCGACTATCTGGATGTAAAGCATCCCGATGCACTTCTAAACAGTCAGTGCCATACTCTAGTTCATATTCAATCGAGTGAACTGCTGCGGGTAACTTGCCTTTTTTGCGGACAGGAATAAAACCAGCCCCTAATTTATAGGCTAAGGGAGTACCAAAAATAAACCCCCGTGACTCCATACCAATAACGTAATCTATATCTAAGTTTGCTTCAAAGCATTTTTCCGCTAAAAAGTCAATAGTATATCGTAATCCTTGGCGATCGCGCAGTAGAGTAGTGATATCTCGAAATAAAATTCCGGGCTTAGGAAAATCAGGGATGTCACGAATGAGAGATTTTAAATCCATAGATTGGGGATTGGGGATTGGGTACTGGGGATTGGGTACTGGGGATTGGGGGGTTATCAGTTTGGAGTAATGATTCCTTACTCCTC contains:
- a CDS encoding ABC transporter permease, encoding MTSTRITWESSWDWLIRLVTSETFIYVVKRILQALLTLFLASALSFFIMKLSPGDYVDTLRQNPKISPERIEELKRQFGLDKSWVEQFWLWLWRILTKGDFGTSFVYQRSVSSLLWERIPATLVLAIASLIMTWAIAIPLGIVAAVKQNRATDRILQVISYTGQGFPSFITVLFLLVFAQVSSPLFPVGGMTSIDHADLSWFGKIIDIGWHMILPTIALSITSFAGLQRITRGELLDVLRQDYIQTARAKGLPENRVIYVHALRNAINPLITLLGFELAGLLGGAFIAEQFFNWPGLGRLTLQAVIAKDQYLVMASLVMSAVLLNVGNLLADLLLKVADPRIRLE
- a CDS encoding adenine phosphoribosyltransferase, encoding MDLKSLIRDIPDFPKPGILFRDITTLLRDRQGLRYTIDFLAEKCFEANLDIDYVIGMESRGFIFGTPLAYKLGAGFIPVRKKGKLPAAVHSIEYELEYGTDCLEVHRDALHPDSRVLIVDDLIATGGTASATAKLVQQIGCELVGFGFIIELRDLQGRKHLPDVPIISLVEY